The Candidatus Methylomirabilota bacterium genomic interval GAAGCTCCGGAAGAGGGCCCAGGCCTCCGCCACCGGGCCCGAGGTCGGAGGCGTGACCGGCGTCGCGGCGGGCGTGACGAGGGCCAGGCCGAGCACGAAGAGGAGCGCGGGCAGCAGGGCGCCGCCGGGCCGGAGGGTGAGCGCCATCGCCGAGGACTCTACCAGGGAGCCGGGCGTCGTTCAACCGAGCCCCGGGCGCGCCTTGACAAAGCGGCGCGGCGCTCCCATCATCGCCCCCATGCGGGGCTTCATCCACACCCTCGCCGCCGCGCTGCTCGGCGCGGGGCTGGGGGTGCAGCTGTTCCTCTCCTTTCTCGTGGCGCCCTCGGCCTTCCGCGTCACCGATCGGCCGGTGGCGGTCCGCCTCATGGAGGCGCTCTTTCCCGGCTACTACGGCTTCGGGATCGTCACGACCGGTCTGGCGTGCGGCCTGACGCTCTGGCTGGCCCTCGGGGGGGGCCGGGCGCCGCTCCGCTGGGCCGCCGTGACGCTGCTCGGCGTCGTCCTCGCGGGCACGCTCTACGCCGGGCAGATCCTGCTGCCCCAGGCGCGGGCGGCGCGCCTGCGCGCCCAGGTGGCGCCGGCCGGCGACCTGGCTCCGCTCGAGTTCTCGCGCCTCCACCGCCGGGCAGTGGCGGTGAACATCGCGCTCTTCGGCGTCGGCGCCGTCGCGCTCGCGCTCCACGCCGCCGCGCGTCCCCACTGACCTCGCCCGTGGAACGCGCACGGGTCGTCGTGGTGGGCGGTGGCTTCTGGGGGTGCAGCACGCTCTACCACCTCGCGATGCTGGGGCTCTCCGACTGTCTCCTCGTCGAGCAGGGCGAGCTGGCGGGGCAGACGACGGGGCAGGCCGCGGGGATGATCGGGCAGCTCCGGAGCTCGCCCGCCGCGTCGCGCGGCGCCGCCTACGGGGTCGAGCTCCTGCGCCGGCTGGCCGCCGAACCCGGCGCCCCGAGCCCGTTCCGGGAGGTCGGCAGCGTCAAGGTCGCGCTCACCCCGGGGCGGGTCACGGAGCTCCGCCGGCAGGTGGCCGAGGGCCGGCGGCTCGGCCTCCCGGTGACGCTCGTCGCGCCCGAGGAGGCCGCGCGGCTCGCCCCGGGCCTCGACTCGCGTCGTGTGCTCGCGGCGGCGCACGTGGCCTCGGACGGCTACGTCGATCCGGCGGCGACCGCCCGCGCCCTGGCCGACCGGGCCGAGCGCCAGGGCGCCCGCGTCTGGACGGCCGCCCGGGTCGAGCGGATCCTGGTGAGCCGCGATCGGGTGCAGGGGGTGTTGACCGAGCGGGGGCGGGTGGCCGCGTCGACCGTCGTGCTCGCCGCCGGACCCTGGGCCGGCCTCGTGGCGGAGACCGCCGGCGTGCGGCTCCCCGTCTACCCCGTCCGCCATCAGCTCGCCGTCAGCGCGCCGCTCACCGGGTTGCCCACCACGTTCCCCCTCGTGCGCGTCCCCGACGCGTGCGCGTACATCCGGCCCGACGGCCGCGAGCTCTGGTTCGGGCGGTTCGAGCGGCGGCCCCTGAGCTATGACCCGCGGACGCTGCGGCCGGGGATGACGATGAAGGACGTGCCGCCGGGGACCGGCGCGCTCGCCACCGCGCGAGCGCGGCTCGTCGAGGTCTTTCCGCCGCTCGGCGACGTGCCGGTCGTGAGCGCGCGGGCGGGCCTGCCCGCCTTCACGCCGGACGGCGAGCATCTCCTCGGCCCGCTCGGCCGGCCGCGCGGCCTCCTGATCGCGGCGGGCTGCAACGCCACCGGGATCATGGACGGCCTGGCGATGGGACGGCTCGTGGCGGAGCTGGCCGCCGGTCAGCCGCCGTTCCTCGACGTGACGGCCATGCACCCCGGGCGCTTCGGCGGGCGCTACCGGGGGGTCGCGGCGCTGCGCG includes:
- a CDS encoding DUF4149 domain-containing protein, with product MRGFIHTLAAALLGAGLGVQLFLSFLVAPSAFRVTDRPVAVRLMEALFPGYYGFGIVTTGLACGLTLWLALGGGRAPLRWAAVTLLGVVLAGTLYAGQILLPQARAARLRAQVAPAGDLAPLEFSRLHRRAVAVNIALFGVGAVALALHAAARPH
- a CDS encoding FAD-binding oxidoreductase, with the protein product MERARVVVVGGGFWGCSTLYHLAMLGLSDCLLVEQGELAGQTTGQAAGMIGQLRSSPAASRGAAYGVELLRRLAAEPGAPSPFREVGSVKVALTPGRVTELRRQVAEGRRLGLPVTLVAPEEAARLAPGLDSRRVLAAAHVASDGYVDPAATARALADRAERQGARVWTAARVERILVSRDRVQGVLTERGRVAASTVVLAAGPWAGLVAETAGVRLPVYPVRHQLAVSAPLTGLPTTFPLVRVPDACAYIRPDGRELWFGRFERRPLSYDPRTLRPGMTMKDVPPGTGALATARARLVEVFPPLGDVPVVSARAGLPAFTPDGEHLLGPLGRPRGLLIAAGCNATGIMDGLAMGRLVAELAAGQPPFLDVTAMHPGRFGGRYRGVAALRASCENVYRNYYSLRAGRV